In a genomic window of Epinephelus fuscoguttatus linkage group LG23, E.fuscoguttatus.final_Chr_v1:
- the paqr9 gene encoding membrane progestin receptor epsilon: MLLKCGQPLPLLKHTDVPPRVIENFILTGYRFPNYSLRDCLLSAFRPTNETGNFWTHFLPVFIFSYYFVEVFGWEGAPHGDTPFFYPLWNYFIGVFCLLMASSMAHLLNSMSLVVREVCFFVDYGTISSYTVGSSLAYYYYIHPRAGIVETGGHNGSHIDLKHEPAGSLTSSYAISDFSVFFETFYIPCACVVAIICVLSCCNTRQRWRRHRYLIRTLVFLLPFLVSSTPVFYRLLTRSPYATNSSSFAASTSTASFFYRHCLWLLVSAVFNISKFPERLAPGHFDIWGHSHQWFHCCTFLSILDELHMIKTEVRAILLSPTLLLPPATLSRLPGPTIASTYGVMLLLQTTIISIIVWFSWCANCIYGPQRDQLAKEHSKKHLKCH, translated from the coding sequence ATGCTTCTGAAATGCGGGCAGCCGTTACCGCTTCTGAAGCATACGGATGTACCGCCTCGGGTTATAGAGAACTTCATCCTGACTGGCTACCGCTTCCCAAACTACAGCCTGAGGGATTGCTTACTATCAGCATTCAGGCCCACTAATGAAACAGGCAACTTCTGGACACACTTCCTCCCAGTTTTCATTTTTTCGTACTATTTTGTGGAGGTTTTTGGTTGGGAAGGTGCGCCGCATGGTGACACCCCGTTCTTCTACCCATTGTGGAACTACTTTATTGGGGTGTTCTGTCTGTTAATGGCTAGCAGCATGGCCCACCTACTTAACTCAATGTCTCTGGTGGTTAGAGAAGTCTGCTTCTTTGTGGATTACGGCACTATCAGCTCCTACACGGTTGGCTCATCATTGGCGTACTACTACTATATCCACCCCCGGGCAGGGATAGTGGAGACAGGAGGCCACAATGGCTCCCATATTGACTTGAAACATGAGCCTGCAGGATCTCTAACATCATCCTATGCAATCTCAGATTTCAGTGTGTTCTTTGAGACCTTCTACATCCCATGCGCGTGTGTTGTTGCAATCATTTGCGTCTTATCTTGCTGCAATACTCGCCAAAGGTGGAGGCGACACAGATATCTCATCCGAACCCTTGTTTTCCTCCTCCCATTCCTCGTGTCTTCCACACCAGTCTTCTACCGCCTCCTAACCAGATCGCCATATGCCACCAACTCCTCCTCCTTTGCTGCCTCCACCTCCACGGCCAGCTTCTTCTATCGCCACTGCCTCTGGCTGCTGGTGTCAGCCGTCTTCAACATCAGCAAGTTCCCTGAGCGACTAGCCCCGGGTCACTTCGACATCTGGGGGCACAGCCACCAGTGGTTTCACTGTTGCACCTTTTTGTCCATTCTCGACGAACTTCATATGATCAAGACCGAGGTGAGGGCAATCCTACTTAGCCCAACTCTGCTGCTGCCCCCTGCCACCCTCTCCCGCCTACCTGGACCTACTATAGCTTCCACCTACGGGGTGATGCTCCTCCTCCAGACCACCATCATCTCCATCATTGTGTGGTTCTCCTGGTGTGCCAACTGCATCTACGGACCCCAGAGAGACCAGCTAGCTAAGGAACATTCCAAGAAACACCTGAAATGCCACTGa